In Arcobacter ellisii, a genomic segment contains:
- a CDS encoding AI-2E family transporter, giving the protein MENIQKDTNFAKAFYFFAFMFLVVYALNSLSAILTPIAIAILIWFLINALASQIKRLPFLSPKVADIVAIPLSLIFIVYFMIEIGSFITSSMMSLSSTISQLDGKVNALIEKLTLMTSIDFTTPLQKFFQEFSLSSVINKVISAFSAIFSNLIQIFLYVLFLLIDQQFFKAKINALFPKKEAKEKATHILTSISKGVKTYIFITTLISLLTGFLTFVVCEIFSLQGAVLWGFIAFVLNFIPTIGSIIAVLIPAIFALIQFPLISDVLFLTLCLVLIQFVIGNIIYPKLMGDKLNISQFVVILSLVIWGAMWGTIGMFLSVPLMMILLISLSQFDSTRNLAILISGDGKILDKK; this is encoded by the coding sequence TTGGAAAATATACAAAAAGATACAAACTTTGCAAAAGCATTTTATTTTTTCGCTTTTATGTTTTTAGTTGTTTATGCTTTAAATAGTTTAAGTGCAATTTTAACTCCTATTGCAATTGCTATACTTATTTGGTTTTTAATAAATGCTTTAGCTTCACAAATTAAAAGATTACCTTTTTTAAGTCCTAAAGTTGCAGATATTGTAGCTATTCCTTTATCTTTGATATTTATTGTTTATTTTATGATTGAAATAGGAAGTTTTATAACTTCAAGTATGATGAGTTTAAGTTCTACTATTTCTCAACTTGATGGAAAAGTAAATGCTTTGATTGAAAAATTAACACTTATGACATCTATTGATTTCACAACACCTTTACAAAAGTTTTTCCAAGAGTTTAGTCTTTCAAGTGTTATAAATAAAGTAATTAGCGCTTTTAGTGCAATCTTTTCAAATCTAATACAAATATTTTTGTATGTACTTTTTTTATTAATTGACCAACAATTTTTCAAAGCAAAAATAAATGCACTTTTCCCTAAAAAAGAGGCAAAAGAGAAAGCAACACATATTTTAACTTCTATTTCAAAAGGTGTAAAAACATATATTTTTATAACTACACTAATTAGTTTATTAACAGGATTCCTAACTTTTGTTGTTTGTGAAATATTTTCACTTCAAGGTGCAGTTTTATGGGGATTTATTGCATTTGTATTAAATTTTATACCAACAATTGGAAGTATCATTGCTGTTTTAATTCCTGCAATTTTTGCTTTAATACAATTTCCTTTAATCTCAGATGTTTTATTTTTAACTTTATGTTTAGTTCTTATTCAATTTGTAATAGGAAATATAATTTATCCAAAACTTATGGGTGATAAATTAAATATTTCTCAATTTGTTGTTATTTTATCTTTGGTTATTTGGGGTGCGATGTGGGGAACTATTGGGATGTTTTTATCAGTTCCTTTGATGATGATTTTATTGATTTCTTTATCTCAATTTGATAGCACTAGAAATTTAGCTATTCTAATTTCAGGAGATGGAAAAATTTTAGATAAAAAATAA
- a CDS encoding HugZ family protein, translating to MINSLDEFLEPLKSLTISSIDENGNPFSSYAPFVKFNHKYYVYLSLMAKHSNNLTQNPKASIFFCEDEKDCKNIFAKKRATLQCEVKRLEQNSNEEKEILEQFGLKFGNEMITMLKNLGDFYLFEFKPFYGEAVFGFGKAYNLGGEFFEEFLQRGNSSNSGHGKK from the coding sequence ATGATAAATAGTTTAGATGAATTTTTAGAGCCTTTAAAAAGCCTTACAATCTCTTCAATTGACGAAAATGGAAATCCTTTTTCATCTTATGCTCCATTTGTAAAATTTAATCATAAATATTATGTTTATCTTTCGCTTATGGCAAAACACTCAAATAATCTTACACAAAATCCAAAAGCTTCTATCTTTTTTTGTGAAGATGAAAAGGATTGTAAAAATATTTTTGCAAAAAAAAGAGCAACTTTACAATGTGAAGTAAAAAGATTAGAACAAAACTCAAATGAAGAAAAAGAGATACTTGAACAATTTGGTTTAAAATTTGGAAATGAGATGATAACAATGCTTAAAAATCTTGGAGATTTTTATCTTTTTGAATTTAAACCTTTTTATGGTGAAGCTGTTTTTGGTTTTGGAAAAGCTTACAATCTTGGTGGAGAGTTTTTTGAAGAGTTTTTACAAAGAGGAAACTCTTCAAATAGCGGACATGGTAAAAAGTAG
- a CDS encoding tRNA-uridine aminocarboxypropyltransferase, translating into MQIESQREICYKCYRPKSSCICEHLINPIKTNTKFVILMHPKEFRKTKNGTGHMTNNSLENCELHVGIDFSNHKRVNELLNDKNYEAYVLYPDTNSIKLNTQKLPSEKKALIFIIDSTWPCSKKMLRLSKNLQNLKKVSFEHDKSSQFKIKTQPNQYCLSTIESTLCILEQLNNQNIEDISKSSLELFLKPFEEMVEYQVKCAIDENNIRFKVPYKKFVNL; encoded by the coding sequence TTGCAAATTGAAAGCCAAAGAGAAATCTGCTACAAATGTTATAGACCAAAAAGTTCTTGCATTTGTGAACACCTAATAAATCCAATAAAAACAAATACAAAATTTGTGATTTTGATGCATCCAAAAGAGTTTAGAAAAACAAAAAATGGTACAGGTCATATGACAAATAACTCTTTAGAAAATTGTGAATTACACGTTGGAATTGACTTTTCAAATCATAAAAGAGTAAATGAACTTTTAAATGATAAAAATTATGAAGCTTATGTTTTATATCCAGATACAAATAGTATAAAATTAAATACTCAAAAATTACCAAGTGAAAAAAAAGCTTTGATTTTTATCATTGATTCAACTTGGCCTTGTTCAAAAAAGATGTTAAGACTTAGCAAAAATTTACAAAATCTAAAAAAAGTTAGTTTTGAACATGATAAATCATCTCAATTTAAAATAAAAACTCAACCAAATCAATACTGTTTATCTACGATTGAATCAACTTTATGTATTTTAGAACAACTAAATAATCAAAATATTGAAGATATATCTAAAAGCTCTTTAGAACTATTTTTAAAACCTTTTGAAGAGATGGTTGAGTATCAAGTGAAGTGTGCAATTGATGAAAATAATATAAGATTTAAAGTTCCCTATAAAAAATTTGTAAATTTATAA